One part of the Nitrospira sp. genome encodes these proteins:
- a CDS encoding rhodanese-like domain-containing protein, which produces MNQLFTSSMAIVAGALLAVPPLALAQSFPPVVMEKVHAAKKQVKTIDMEAYRKIVENPGTALIVDVREPNEFAAGHVPGAINIPRGVLEFQIWKQVGFPANLDLGRNVILQCQSGNRASLAAQSLEELGFTHTTAVVMPLEDWQQAGYPFVK; this is translated from the coding sequence ATGAACCAGTTATTCACGTCTTCCATGGCAATTGTGGCCGGTGCGCTTCTGGCTGTTCCTCCACTGGCGCTCGCGCAGAGTTTTCCGCCGGTGGTGATGGAGAAAGTTCACGCGGCGAAGAAACAGGTCAAGACGATCGACATGGAGGCGTACCGCAAAATCGTTGAGAATCCGGGTACGGCGCTGATCGTGGACGTGCGTGAACCGAATGAATTTGCCGCCGGACATGTGCCGGGCGCAATCAACATTCCCCGCGGGGTCCTCGAATTTCAAATCTGGAAGCAGGTGGGATTTCCGGCCAATCTCGATCTTGGCCGAAATGTGATTCTTCAATGCCAAAGCGGCAACCGCGCCTCACTTGCCGCCCAGTCGCTCGAAGAACTCGGGTTCACTCACACGACCGCCGTGGTCATGCCCCTCGAAGACTGGCAACAGGCCGGCTATCCGTTTGTGAAGTAG